The following proteins are co-located in the Acidobacteriota bacterium genome:
- a CDS encoding formate dehydrogenase — protein MPVTIYVPRDSGALSLGAEAVARAIADRARTDHADVRIVRTGSRGLYWLEPLVEVDVNGTRMAYGPVTAADVPALFAAGLLRGGHHDLSLGPTEQIPWLESQQRLTFARVGIVDPADLDDYLAHGGYKGLARALTMSSEAIVQEVTDSGLRGRGGAAFPTGIKWKTVLDAPADQKYVTCNADEGDSGTFADRMLMEGDPFVLIEGMTIAALAVGATQGFIYLRVEYPHAHAALTAAIAAARKRGYLGRSIRHTGKAFDLEVRLGAGAYICGEETSMLESLEGKRGEIRPRPPLPAVKGLFGKPTIVNNVVSLASVPIVLDKGAAFYRDFGMGRSRGTLPIQLAGNVKRGGLIERAFGLTMRELLDEYGGGTASGRPTRAVQVGGPLGAYVPPADFDTPIDYEAFAAAGAMLGHGGFVVFDDTVDMAAMARFAFEFCAIESCGKCTPCRIGSTRGVEIVDRIRAGRDRDAQLVLLEDLCDTMVDGSLCGLGGMAPYPVRSALKHFREDFLRAP, from the coding sequence GTGCCGGTGACGATCTACGTGCCGCGCGATTCCGGCGCGCTCTCGCTCGGCGCCGAGGCGGTGGCGAGGGCGATTGCCGACCGGGCCCGGACGGATCACGCGGACGTGCGCATCGTGCGCACCGGCTCACGGGGTCTCTACTGGCTGGAGCCGCTCGTCGAGGTCGACGTGAACGGCACGCGCATGGCCTATGGTCCCGTAACGGCGGCCGACGTGCCCGCGTTGTTCGCCGCCGGGCTGCTGCGCGGCGGTCATCACGATCTGAGCCTGGGGCCAACCGAGCAGATTCCCTGGCTCGAATCGCAGCAGCGGCTCACGTTCGCGCGCGTGGGCATCGTCGATCCGGCCGACCTCGACGACTACCTCGCGCATGGCGGCTACAAGGGCCTCGCGAGGGCCTTGACGATGTCCTCAGAGGCGATCGTGCAGGAGGTCACTGACTCCGGGCTGCGCGGCCGCGGCGGCGCAGCGTTCCCGACCGGCATCAAGTGGAAGACCGTGCTCGACGCGCCCGCGGATCAGAAGTACGTCACGTGCAACGCCGACGAGGGCGACTCGGGAACCTTCGCCGATCGCATGCTGATGGAAGGCGATCCGTTCGTGCTGATCGAAGGCATGACGATCGCCGCGCTGGCCGTCGGCGCGACGCAAGGGTTCATCTACCTGCGCGTCGAGTACCCGCACGCGCACGCCGCGCTCACCGCCGCGATCGCCGCCGCGCGGAAGCGCGGCTATCTCGGCCGCAGCATTCGCCACACCGGCAAGGCGTTCGACCTCGAGGTTCGGCTGGGCGCCGGCGCCTACATCTGCGGCGAAGAAACCTCCATGCTGGAGAGCCTCGAGGGCAAGCGCGGCGAGATCCGCCCGCGTCCGCCGCTGCCCGCCGTCAAGGGCCTCTTCGGCAAGCCGACGATCGTCAACAACGTTGTCTCGCTCGCGAGCGTGCCGATCGTGCTCGACAAGGGGGCGGCGTTCTACCGCGACTTCGGCATGGGCCGCTCTCGCGGGACCCTGCCAATCCAGTTGGCCGGCAACGTCAAACGCGGCGGGTTGATCGAGCGGGCGTTCGGCCTGACGATGAGGGAACTGCTGGACGAGTACGGCGGGGGAACGGCCAGCGGCCGGCCCACTCGGGCCGTGCAGGTCGGCGGGCCGCTCGGCGCCTATGTGCCGCCCGCCGATTTCGACACCCCGATCGACTACGAGGCGTTCGCCGCCGCCGGCGCGATGCTCGGGCACGGTGGCTTCGTCGTCTTCGACGACACGGTGGACATGGCGGCCATGGCGCGCTTCGCCTTCGAGTTCTGCGCCATCGAGTCCTGCGGCAAGTGCACGCCCTGCCGCATCGGATCGACGCGCGGCGTCGAGATCGTGGACCGGATCCGCGCCGGCCGCGATCGAGATGCGCAACTGGTTCTGCTCGAAGATCTGTGCGATACGATGGTAGACGGGTCCCTCTGCGGGCTCGGCGGCATGGCGCCGTATCCGGTGCGCAGCGCGCTGAAGCACTTCCGCGAGGATTTCCTCCGCGCGCCGTAG
- a CDS encoding formate dehydrogenase subunit gamma: MSSLDSAVREKILGLVADWKDEPGALLPVLHAVQHALGYVPPDAVPLIAHGLNLSRAEVHGVVSFYHYFRETPPGRHTIHLCRAESCQAMNSRALEAHAKTALGVEFHQTTADGAFTLEPVYCLGNCACSPAVMIDGELYGRVSSERFDELVADWGKR, from the coding sequence ATGTCGAGTCTGGATTCGGCGGTCCGGGAGAAGATCCTGGGGCTCGTCGCCGATTGGAAGGATGAACCTGGCGCGCTGCTGCCGGTGCTGCACGCGGTCCAGCATGCGCTCGGGTACGTGCCGCCCGACGCGGTCCCGCTCATCGCGCACGGCCTGAACCTCTCGCGAGCCGAAGTCCACGGCGTCGTCAGCTTCTATCACTACTTTCGCGAGACGCCGCCGGGCCGCCACACGATCCATCTGTGCCGTGCCGAGTCGTGCCAGGCGATGAACAGCCGGGCGCTCGAGGCTCACGCGAAGACGGCGCTCGGCGTCGAGTTCCATCAGACCACCGCCGACGGTGCGTTCACGCTCGAGCCGGTGTACTGCCTCGGCAACTGCGCGTGTTCGCCGGCCGTGATGATCGACGGCGAGCTGTACGGTCGGGTGTCGTCGGAGCGCTTCGACGAGCTCGTCGCCGACTGGGGGAAGCGCTAG
- a CDS encoding amidohydrolase family protein, translating to MVLSGFFDLQVNGFAGVDFNTPGLGVDEIDRAVSAMRATGVTRCLPTLITSSLERFTACAWPIAASLSPAIAGLHLEGPYVSPLDGPRGAHPAAWVRDASIDDYHRREDAAGGRVRLVTLAPEVPGAIALIEHLVERGVRVAIGHTAATPAQIHDAVRAGATLSTHLGNGCADVQHRHHNVIWPQLAADALSASVIADGHHLPDDMLKSVLRAKGLARAVLVTDAMAAAGAPPGRYRLGDLEVEREASGRVGLPGTPYLAGSSLTMDAAIGHVVRVTGCTLDRILPLATTQPAALVGLEPAGTVSADWDATRGTLTVIRVDD from the coding sequence ATGGTGCTCTCGGGGTTCTTCGACCTCCAGGTCAACGGGTTCGCGGGCGTCGACTTCAACACGCCGGGCCTGGGCGTCGACGAGATTGATCGCGCGGTCAGTGCGATGCGGGCGACCGGCGTCACGCGATGCCTGCCCACGCTCATCACCTCGTCGCTCGAGCGATTCACCGCGTGCGCGTGGCCGATCGCCGCCAGCCTGTCGCCCGCGATCGCCGGGCTCCACCTGGAAGGGCCGTACGTGTCGCCGCTGGACGGTCCGAGGGGAGCGCACCCAGCGGCCTGGGTGCGCGATGCCTCGATCGACGACTACCATCGCCGCGAGGACGCCGCGGGCGGGCGCGTCCGCCTCGTCACGCTCGCGCCCGAGGTTCCGGGCGCCATCGCCTTGATCGAGCATCTGGTGGAGCGCGGCGTTCGCGTCGCGATCGGCCACACGGCCGCGACGCCTGCGCAGATTCACGACGCGGTGCGCGCCGGCGCGACCCTCTCCACGCATCTGGGCAACGGGTGCGCGGACGTGCAGCACCGCCATCACAACGTGATCTGGCCGCAGCTCGCGGCCGATGCGCTGTCGGCGAGCGTCATCGCCGACGGCCACCATCTGCCGGACGACATGCTCAAGAGCGTGCTGCGCGCGAAGGGGCTCGCGCGCGCCGTGCTCGTGACCGACGCCATGGCCGCGGCCGGCGCGCCGCCCGGCCGCTACCGGCTGGGGGATCTCGAGGTCGAGCGCGAGGCGAGCGGCCGCGTCGGGTTGCCCGGCACCCCGTACCTCGCCGGCTCGTCGCTCACGATGGACGCCGCGATCGGGCACGTCGTGCGCGTGACCGGCTGCACGCTCGATCGCATCCTGCCGCTCGCGACGACGCAGCCGGCCGCGCTCGTGGGGCTCGAACCGGCGGGCACGGTCTCGGCTGACTGGGACGCCACGCGCGGCACGCTCACGGTCATCCGCGTGGACGACTGA
- a CDS encoding D-aminoacylase, protein MKRLALGAMIALAMAAGWSAVRAQQVPFDLVIRGGRVVDGTGNPWFAADVGIRDGRIAAVGNLAGETARRDIDARGLVVAPGFIDMHTHSDLPLLNDGNAESKVRQGVTLDVIGESASVAPRDGRPEAAGTWTDFTGYWAAIGRQGISMNVISEVSFQQIELVVKGYSIEPATPAQLDRMTQLAARSMREGAWGLVTRFESGGPAHPDEVIAVAKVVASLGGIYVSHIGSEGMEQDKELDFAIRVADETKMPVHVFHLKIRGKPNWGTVGRYVAKIEAARARGLDVTANQYPYTAMQHQWSSFFPLWAREGGPARFAERLRDPSLRQKIKSDKEFETWVMEHGGLDGIVLGLARRPENKKYEGMRIAQIAALRGDKDPADTCLDLMSSEGGAISGMFHTMSEEDVRLVMRQPWVAVASDGSAINLEADGVPHPRSYATNARVLGHYVRDEKVLTLEDAVRKMTTLPAQVLGLRDRGQIREGFAADVVVFDPAAVGETNSFEKPKSYAKGVPYTIVNGVVVIDGGRHTGARPGRPLMGRAFKAS, encoded by the coding sequence ATGAAGCGACTTGCTCTCGGCGCGATGATCGCGCTCGCCATGGCCGCAGGCTGGAGCGCCGTTCGCGCCCAGCAAGTCCCCTTCGATCTGGTGATTCGCGGCGGCCGCGTCGTGGACGGCACGGGCAATCCCTGGTTCGCCGCCGACGTCGGCATTCGCGACGGCCGCATCGCGGCCGTCGGCAATCTGGCCGGAGAGACGGCGCGCCGCGACATCGACGCGCGCGGCCTGGTCGTCGCACCCGGGTTCATCGACATGCACACGCACTCGGATCTGCCGTTGCTGAACGACGGCAACGCGGAGAGCAAGGTGCGGCAGGGCGTCACGCTCGACGTGATCGGCGAGAGCGCGTCGGTGGCGCCGCGCGACGGCCGGCCCGAGGCCGCCGGCACCTGGACGGACTTCACCGGGTACTGGGCCGCGATCGGCCGGCAGGGCATTTCGATGAACGTGATCTCCGAGGTGTCCTTCCAGCAGATCGAGCTCGTCGTGAAGGGCTACAGCATCGAGCCGGCCACGCCGGCCCAGCTCGATCGCATGACGCAGCTCGCCGCACGATCGATGCGGGAGGGGGCCTGGGGGCTCGTGACCAGGTTCGAGAGCGGTGGCCCGGCGCATCCGGACGAGGTCATCGCCGTCGCCAAGGTCGTCGCGTCGCTCGGCGGCATCTACGTATCGCACATCGGCAGCGAGGGCATGGAGCAGGACAAGGAGCTCGACTTCGCCATCCGCGTCGCGGACGAGACGAAGATGCCGGTGCACGTCTTCCATCTCAAGATCCGCGGCAAGCCGAACTGGGGCACGGTCGGCAGGTACGTCGCGAAGATCGAGGCCGCGCGGGCACGGGGCCTCGACGTCACGGCCAACCAGTACCCCTACACCGCGATGCAGCACCAGTGGAGCTCGTTCTTCCCGCTGTGGGCGCGCGAGGGCGGTCCCGCGCGATTCGCCGAGCGGCTGCGCGATCCGTCGCTGCGCCAGAAGATCAAGAGCGACAAGGAATTCGAGACGTGGGTCATGGAGCACGGCGGCTTAGACGGCATCGTGCTCGGCCTCGCGAGGCGTCCAGAGAACAAGAAGTACGAGGGCATGCGCATCGCGCAGATCGCGGCGCTCCGCGGCGACAAGGATCCGGCCGATACGTGTCTCGACCTGATGTCGTCCGAAGGCGGCGCGATCTCCGGGATGTTCCACACCATGTCCGAGGAGGACGTCCGCCTGGTGATGCGGCAGCCCTGGGTCGCCGTCGCGAGCGACGGCTCGGCGATCAATCTCGAGGCCGACGGCGTGCCGCATCCGCGCAGCTACGCGACCAACGCTCGCGTGCTCGGCCACTACGTGCGCGATGAGAAGGTGCTGACGCTCGAGGACGCCGTGCGCAAGATGACGACGCTCCCCGCTCAGGTGCTGGGCCTGCGCGATCGCGGGCAGATTCGCGAAGGCTTCGCGGCCGACGTGGTGGTCTTCGACCCGGCCGCCGTTGGCGAAACCAACTCGTTCGAGAAGCCCAAGTCCTACGCGAAGGGCGTGCCCTACACGATCGTCAACGGCGTCGTCGTCATCGACGGCGGCCGCCACACCGGGGCCAGGCCGGGGCGGCCGCTGATGGGACGGGCGTTCAAGGCGAGCTGA
- a CDS encoding TIM barrel protein has protein sequence MKRRDFLVGAAAGAAAVAGVGPAFAQAPAQGRGQGAAPAGGGGRGQGPAQVPASKLARISLMQLNWNPYLKPTNPNATPTPDQTLTVFDLPKLYVEMYGIRSIEYQHGNIVQSETDPAFRKELKAKLDEAGVQMTQINLEFGTTQAISNPEPANRQAAVDHVKQWMDIAAEYGCPRVMINQQQAQLTKDVRAGAVQAFKAMADYGRTKNVKVSVETRGANPPMVNGQPQELGMKPWEFMVGIIEEAGANSNVDIGNVGAMNQQELHDCIRRWLPTSSGNMHIKASPYWSFGTAIRYTESLGYKGLYAIEVTTHQGMRVVYNEILANLA, from the coding sequence ATGAAGCGTCGAGACTTTCTGGTCGGGGCTGCGGCCGGGGCCGCGGCTGTTGCCGGCGTCGGGCCCGCGTTCGCGCAGGCACCCGCGCAGGGCCGAGGGCAGGGCGCGGCGCCCGCGGGTGGCGGCGGGCGTGGCCAGGGACCGGCGCAGGTGCCAGCCTCGAAGCTCGCACGCATCTCGCTGATGCAGCTCAACTGGAACCCATATCTGAAGCCGACGAACCCGAACGCGACGCCGACGCCCGACCAGACGCTCACCGTCTTCGATCTGCCGAAGCTCTACGTGGAGATGTACGGCATCCGCAGCATCGAGTACCAACACGGCAACATCGTCCAGTCGGAGACCGATCCGGCGTTCCGCAAGGAGCTGAAGGCGAAGCTCGACGAAGCGGGCGTGCAGATGACGCAGATCAACCTGGAGTTCGGAACGACCCAGGCGATCTCGAACCCGGAGCCGGCGAACCGGCAGGCTGCCGTGGATCACGTCAAGCAGTGGATGGACATCGCGGCCGAGTACGGCTGCCCGCGCGTGATGATCAACCAGCAGCAGGCGCAGCTCACGAAGGACGTCCGCGCCGGCGCCGTCCAGGCGTTCAAGGCGATGGCCGACTACGGCCGCACGAAGAACGTGAAGGTGTCGGTCGAGACGCGTGGCGCGAACCCGCCGATGGTCAACGGGCAGCCGCAGGAGCTGGGCATGAAGCCGTGGGAGTTCATGGTCGGCATCATCGAGGAGGCCGGCGCGAACTCGAACGTCGATATCGGCAACGTCGGCGCGATGAACCAGCAGGAGCTGCACGACTGCATCAGGCGCTGGCTGCCGACCTCGTCCGGCAACATGCACATCAAGGCCAGCCCGTACTGGAGCTTCGGCACGGCCATCCGGTACACGGAGTCGCTGGGCTACAAGGGCCTCTATGCGATCGAGGTGACGACGCACCAGGGGATGCGCGTCGTGTACAACGAGATTCTCGCGAACCTCGCCTAG